The following proteins are co-located in the Silene latifolia isolate original U9 population chromosome 1, ASM4854445v1, whole genome shotgun sequence genome:
- the LOC141642451 gene encoding uncharacterized protein LOC141642451, protein MGEGEGNGVRDWVEERWMEMGCREHVDFMVGCWALWEHRNKVIFDAREVDPHAVLKRVEDVVDEMEGGGFLVSRNGRRGRENTAAEVVAGWEVPLADFVKINVDAGVKEGVGVSAGVVCRDERGKVLWGLSMVQDLAWEAHLAEANAVFEGVREAARRGHSRIVVESDCLAVIDAIKKKAKGRSMFSLHLDHIVFLCNSFVSVLWSYTRRDNNMIAHSLAHSLDSVVGRVEWADVLPPIANNAVIFDSRLIY, encoded by the coding sequence ATGGGGGAGGGGGAAGGGAATGGGGTGCGTGACTGGGTCGAAGAACGGTGGATGGAGATGGGGTGTCGAGAGCATGTTGATTTTATGGTGGGGTGTTGGGCATTGTGGGAGCACCGTAACAAAGTGATTTTCGATGCTAGGGAGGTCGACCCGCATGCGGTCTTGAAGAGGGTGGAAGATGTGGTGGATGAAATGGAAGGGGGTGGGTTTTTGGTATCACGAAATGGGCGTAGAGGTAGGGAGAACACGGCTGCAGAGGTTGTGGCGGGATGGGAGGTTCCTCTGGCGGATTTTGTTAAAATTAATGTGGATGCTGGGGTTAAGGAGGGAGTTGGGGTGAGTGCGGGTGTGGTTTGTCGAGATGAAAGGGGCAAAGTATTGTGGGGCCTTTCGATGGTGCAGGACCTTGCATGGGAAGCTCATTTAGCGGAAGCAAACGCAGTCTTTGAAGGTGTTAGAGAAGCTGCAAGGCGTGGACACTCAAGGATCGTGGTTGAGAGCGATTGCCTAGCTGTGATCGACGCCATTAAGAAGAAAGCTAAAGGGAGGAGCATGTTTTCTTTACATTTGGACCATATCGTTTTCTTGTGTAATTCGTTTGTGTCTGTTCTATGGTCATACACTAGGCGTGACAACAATATGATCGCTCATTCGTTAGCTCATTCGTTAGATAGTGTAGTTGGTCGAGTAGAGTGGGCGGATGTGCTACCTCCGATTGCGAACAATGCTGTTATTTTTGATTCTCGTTTAATATATTAA